The genomic DNA CGAGCCGCGGCCCGCCTTGACCTCGGAGTTGATGGCGCGGGCGACCTCGTCGCGCGGCAGCAGTTCGGGCGGGCGGCGGTTGTGGTCCGGGTCCTCGTACCAGCGGTCGCCCTCGGCCTCCGACCGCGCGTACTTCTCCTTGAACACATCGGGGATGTAGTCGAACATGAACCGCTTGCCCTCGGAGTTGCGCAGCACTCCGCCGTCACCCCGCACCGACTCGGTGACCAGGATGCCCTTCACCGAGGGCGGCCAGACCATACCGGTCGGGTGGAACTGCACGAACTCCATGTTCAGCAGGGGAGCGCCCGCCAGCAGGGCGAGCGCGTGGCCGTCGCCCGTGTACTCCCAGGAGTTCGACGTGACCTTGAAGGACTTGCCGATGCCGCCGGTGGCGAGGACGACCGCGGGGGCTTCGAGGACGAAGAAGCGGCCGGACTCCCGTTCGTAGCAGAAGGTGCCGGAGACCCGTTCGCCGTCCTTGAGGATCCGGGTGACCGTGCACTCCTGGAAGACCTTCAGCCGGGACTCGTAGTCGCCCGTCCCGCGGAAGTCCTCCTGCTGGAGCGCGACGATCCTCTGCTGGAGCGTACGGATCAGTTCGAGGCCGGTACGGTCCCCGACGTGCGCGAGCCTGGGGTACTCGTGGCCGCCGAAGTTGCGCTGGGAGATCCTCCCGTCCGGCGTACGGTCGAAGAGGGCGCCCCAGGTCTCCAGTTCCCAGACCCGGGCGGGTGCCTCCCTGGCGTGCAGCTCGGCCATCCGCCACTGGTTGAGGAACTTGCCGCCGCGCATCGTGTCGCGGAAATGGACCTGCCAGTTGTCGCCGGAGTTCACATTGCCCATGGAGGCGGCGATTCCGCCCTCCGCCATGACGGTGTGGGCCTTGCCGAACAGCGACTTGCAGATGACCGCGGTGCGCGCGCCGCGCTCCCGGGCCTCGATGGCGGCGCGCAGTCCGGCGCCCCCGGCACCGACCACGACGACGTCCCACTGCTGTCGTTCGAGCTGAGTCACAGGAAGAACCTCACGGTCTGGAGGAAGCTCACGGTCATCGGTGCGGTCTCGGCACGTCCTGCCGGGCGGGGCACTAGAAGAATCTCGGGTCGTCGAAGGCCCCGGACGCGACGAGACAGACGTAGAAGTCGGCGGCCGCCACGCTGATCAGCGAGGCCCAGGCGAGCTGCATGTGCCGGGCGTTCAGCTTTCCGGCCCACCCCCACAGCCGGTAGCGCACGGGGTGCCGGGAGAAGTGCCGCAGCCGGCCGCCGATGATGTGCCGGCACGAGTGGCAGGAGAGGGTGTACGCCCAGATCAGCGCGATGTTGACCAGGAAGATCAGCGAGCCGAGTCCCATGTGCCCCCACGCGTAGTGCTCGTCGCGGAAGGTCAGCACGGTGTCGTACGTCAGGATTCCGGCGACCGGCACCGCGGCGTAGAAGAAGTACCGGTGCATGTTCTGCATGACGAGCGGGAAGCGGGTCTCGCCGCTGTACGAGGCGTGCGGCTCGGCGACCGCGCAGGCCGGGGGCGACGCCCAGAAGCCCCGGTAGTAGGCCTTGCGGTAGTAGTAACAGGTCAGCCGGAAGCCCAGGGGGAAGATCAGGATCAGCAGGGCGGGGGAGAGCCCCCACCAGCTGCCGAGGATCTCCCAGTTCGGGCCCGACCGCATGGGGGCGCAGTTCTCCGCCAGGCACGGCGAGTAGAACGGCGACACATAGGGGGCGGCGTAGTAGTCGGTGTTGGCGAAGGCCCGCCAGGTCGAGTACACGATGAAGGCCAGGAGTCCTGCGGCGGTCACGGCGGGTGCCAGCCACCAGCGGTCGGTCCGCAGATGGCGGGCGGGGATGGCGGCGCGCGAGGGGTGCCTGACGCCCCGCCCCGCGCCCGGTCCCGCTTTCGGTTCCGTGCCCGGTCCTGTGCCTGGTTCCGTATCCGAATCCGTGCCTGATTCCGTACCGGTGGCCAAGGGGCTCTCCTAGGGGGCGTGCCTGCCGCGGACGCCCAGACCCTCGTCGTCCGAGTCCGTCCACAGGGTGGCGTCGTACGGCGCGTCGTTGATGGTGACCATGCCGGCGCGGTGGTCCGGGGCTCCGGCGCCGTCCGCGGTATCGGCCTCGCGCAGTCGCGCGAGAATCCGCTCCAGCCGTTCGACGGTGCGGACCAGGTCGTCGAGGCAGTGCTGAACATCCGTCAATTCCTGGTGCAGGGACATGACTTGCCCTCATTTCCGCGGTGGGCGGGTGGCAATGCTCATGCGGTTGCGAGTGTCGCGCGTCACATCGCCTTTGGGAAGGGAGCGGGGGCGTCCGGTCTTGGTGGAACGTTCCTCCGCTCGGGTGAGGTTGCGGGGCCGTGCGCCGTGTCTGCGCCGCCTCCCGCGCGGGGGCGCCTTCAGTGGATGCACGAACCAGTGTGATCAACTGCAAATGCCACCAGAACGCATAATCCGGCCCATTCCGGTACGGGGTGGTCCGGGCCGGCCCCGGAGGTATCAGCCATGTCCCACGTCGGCGTCCCGCGCGGGACAGTCCGAAAGCGCCGCTCTCTCGCCCTTCTCACGACCGGTGTGCTCACGATCCCGGTGCTGGCCGGATGCAGCTCGGGCACCCGGGACAGCGCGCGGCCCTTCCCGCAGGACATCGCCCCGGCCGCCCGGGACCTGGTCGCCGACGGCTCCTCGGTGAACTGGGCGGTCGACGCGCTGCCCGCCACCTTCAACGCCTTCCAGGCGGACGCCGACAGCACCACCGCACGCATCGCCGGAGCGGTGCTGCCCTCCCTCTTCCCGCTGGACGTGACCGGCAGGCCCCGGCTCAACCCGGACTATCTGGAGTCGGCGAAGGTCATCGGGCGCGAGCCCAAGCAGGTCGTGCTCTACAAGCTCAACCAGCAGGCGGTGTGGAGCAACGGCCGGGAGATCGGGGCGCCCGACTTCGTCGCCCAGTGGCGCGCGCTGAGCGGCAAGGACTCGGCGTTCTGGACCGCCCGCAACGCGGGCTACGACCGGATCGAGAAGATCGAGCGCGGCGCCGACGACCTCCAGGTCCGGGTCACCTTCTCCAAGCCGTACGCGGACTGGCGCGCGCTGTTCTCGCCGCTGTACCCGAAGGAGGTGACCGGTTCCCCGGACGCCTTCAACGACGGCGCGCGCACCTCGCTCAAGACCTCGGCGGGACCGTTCCGGCTGCGCAGCGTGAGCAAGGAGGAGGGGACCGTCACGCTCGCGCGCGACCCGCGCTGGTGGGGCGACGAGGCGAAGCTCGACACGCTCGTCCTCCGTGCCGTCAAGCCCCAGGAACGCGCCAAGGCCCTCGCCGACGGCACCCTGGACATCGCCGACGTCGACCCGGCCGCGGCGCACCGTATCGCCCTGGCCGCCCGGGACGGGGGCGCGGCCGGGCAGCCGCTCACGCACGGCCCCGGGTCCGGCATGACGCCCGCCGACGCCCTGCGCTCCTGGGCCCTGGCGCACGGCTCGGACGAGGAGGAGGCGGAGAGCGCCCAGGCCGCCAGGGAACGGAACAGGGTGGCCGCGGCGGCGTACGGGGCCGAGCAGAAGGCCCTGCGCGGCTATGCCGTCCGCAAATCCCTGGAGCCCGCCTACACCCAGCTCGCGCTGAACGGCGAGACCGGGCCGCTCGCGGACGACCGGGTACGCCGGGCGGTGGCCCGCGCCCTGGACCGCCAGGAGCTGGCCGACACCGTACTGGCGCCGCTCGGGCTCCCCGCGAACCCGCCCGGCAGTCACCTGGCCCTCGCCGGACAGCCCGGGTACAAGGACGGCAGCGGCGCACTCGGCGACCAGAACACCAAGGAGGCCCAGGCGCTGCTGGCCGACGCGGGCTGGACCCGGGGCGGCGCCGCCCAGAAACCCAAGGACACCAAGGCGGGCAGCGAGGCGGAGAAGGAGAAGGAGAAGGGAGGGACGGCGGAGAAGGAGGGGGCGGCCGGGGAGAAGCCCGATGCCGGGAAGAAGACCGAGGACGGCGCGGGGGGCAAGCCCTCGGACAAGGCGGCGGACAGGACACAGGACACGGCGGAGAGGAAGGCCGCGGACAAGGAGAAGGGGGACGCGGGCAGGAAGGACGAGTCCGCCTCCGACGAGGGCACCTACATCGTCGGCGAGGACAACAAGCCGGGCGACGGACCGGGCGACGGGCCGGGCACCGCGAGCGGCTCCCGGCCGGGCGCCGCCGTCCACATCCTCGCACCCGCCCCCGCCGCGGCCGCCCAGAGCGCCGCCCTCCTGCGCCAGGCCGGAGCCCTCGTGGACGCGAAGCCCGCGTCGGGTACGGAGGCCAGGGCCGACGGTGCCGCCGAGGAGAAGCCCTCCAGGGTCAGCGCCCAGGACAAGCAGCCGGGCGGCGCCGCCGGCGCGTACGCCCCCGTGGGCACCGCCGCACCGGCCCCCGCCTCGGTGCGGGGACCGCTCGGCAAGGAGGGCAAGACGCTGACCCTGCGCTTCGTCCTCCCGTCGGGGCCCGGCTCCCAGCCGCTGCGCAGCGTCGGCGAGAAGATCGCGGCGATGCTGGACTCGATCGGCATCGGCACGGAGATCACCAAGGTCCCCGACGACAGCTACTTCAAGGACCACATCGCCTCCGGCGACTACGACCTGGCGCTGTACTCCTGGCCCGCCACCGCCTACCCGGCGACCGACGGACGCCCGATCTACGCCAAGCCCGAGCCGGCCACCGACGGATCGCTGCTCGTCGAGCAGAACTACACCCGGGTCGGCACCGACCACATCGACCAGCTCTTCGACCAGGCGGTCTCCGAGCTCGACGAGGACGCCGCCCGGGACCTGATGAAGCAGGCGGACGCACGGATCTGGGCGGCCGCCGGATCCATTCCGCTCTATCAGCGACCGCAGCTCGTGGCGGTCGACAAGAAGCTCGCGAACATCGGTGCCTTCGGCTTCGCCGCACCCCGCTACCAGGACATCGGTTTCAAGAAGCCGCAAGCGGCGGGTTCCCCCGCGAATCGTAGGAAGTAGCAGGTCAAGGCCGTACTCAAAGCTCAGGAGCTGCTCAATTCCCTTGCCCGCCGTTTGCCCGGCGGGCAAGGTGGTGTCCGTCCCGACCCGGGCTGTTCACCTCCCCCACACCCCCTGATCCACCCTTTTCACCCGGTTGCCGAGCAGCCGGCCAGTGACCTGATACGGGCTGAATATCGGCTGAATATCGGCTGAATCCCCGTGGAAGAGCGGCCTCGCGGAACGGGCCGGGAAGCCCGCGACGCGCCGGGCCCGTACCATTGGACGAGCCGTGGCGTGTCCGCCCGGCGGGCGTACGAGGACTCGAGACCGACTGAGACGCCTGATCCCACGATCCGAGAGAAGCGCAAGCCACCCATGCCCACGCGCCACGACATCCGTAACGTAGCCATCGTCGCCCACGTCGACCACGGCAAGACCACGCTGGTCGACGCCATGCTCAAGCAGGCCGGCGCGTTCGCCGCGCACGCCGCCGAGCACCTCGACGATCGCATGATGGACTCGAACGACCTGGAGCGTGAGAAGGGCATCACGATCCTCGCCAAGAACACGGCGGTGAAGTATCACCCCAAGGACGGCGGGGACCCGATCACGATCAACATCATCGACACCCCCGGCCACGCCGACTTCGGCGGCGAGGTCGAGCGCGGTCTGTCGATGGTGGACGCGGTCGTGCTGCTCGTCGACGCCTCCGAGGGCCCGCTCCCGCAGACCCGGTTCGTGCTGCGCAAGGCCCTCTCCGCGAAGATGCCGGTCATCCTGTGCATCAACAAGACGGACCGCCCCGACTCCCGGATCGACGAGGTCGTCAACGAGACGTACGACCTGTTCCTGGACCTGGACGCGGACGAGGAGCAGATCGAGTTCCCGATCGTCTACGCCTGCGCCCGTGACGGCGTCGCCTCGCTGACCAAGCCGGAGGACGGCACCGTCCCGGCCGACAGCGAGAACCTGGAGCCGTTCTTCAACACGATCCTGTCGCACGTCCCGGCACCGGAGTTCGACGCGGACGCGCCGCTCCAGGCCCACGTCACCAACCTGGACGCCGACAACTTCCTCGGCCGTATCGCGCTCTGCCGCGTCGAGCAGGGTGAGCTGCGCAAGGGCCAGACCGTCACGTGGATCAAGCGCGACGGCACGATGTCCAACGTCCGCGTCACCGAGCTGCTGATGACCGAGGCGCTCACCCGCAAGCCGGCCGAGATGGCGGGCCCGGGTGACATCTGCGCCGTCGCCGGTTTCCCGGACATCATGATCGGCGAGACCCTGGCCGACCCAGAGAACCCGATCGCGCTGCCGCTGATCACGGTCGACGAGCCGGCCATCTCGATGACCATCGGTACGAACACCTCGCCGCTCGTCGGCAAGGGCGGCAAGGGCCACAAGGTCACCGCCCGCCAGGTGAAGGACCGGCTGGACCGTGAGCTGATCGGTAACGTCTCGCTCCGTGTCCTGGACACCGAGCGCCCGGACGCCTGGGAGGTCCAGGGCCGCGGTGAGCTCGCGCTGGCGATCCTCGTCGAGCAGATGCGCCGTGAGGGCTTCGAGCTGACGGTCGGCAAGCCGGAGGTCGTCACCAAGCAGATCGACGGCAAGACCCACGAGCCGATCGAGCGCATGACGATCGACTCGCCGGAGGAGCACCTCGGCGCCATCACGCAGCTGATGGCGACCCGCAAGGGCCGCATGGAGACCATGACGAACCACGGTTCGGGCTGGGTCCGCATGGAGTGGATCGTTCCCTCCCGCGGCCTCATCGGCTTCCGTACGGAGTTCCTCACCCAGACCCGCGGCACGGGCATCGCGCACTCCATCTTCGAGGGCCACGAGCCGTGGTTCGGCGAGCTGCGCACCCGTCACAACGGCTCGCTGGTCGCCGACCGCTCGGGAACGGTCACGCCGTTCGCGATGGTCAACCTCCAGGAGCGCGGTGTCATCTTCACCGAGGCCGGCACCGAGGTCTACGAGGGCATGATCATCGGCGAGAACTCCCGCGCCGACGACATGGACGTGAACATCACCAAGGAGAAGAAGCTCACCAACATGCGTGCGGCGTCCGCGGACACCACGGAGAACGTGGTCCCGGCCCGCAAGCTGTCGCTGGAGCAGTCCCTGGAGTTCTGCCGCGAGGACGAGTGCATCGAGGTCACCCCGGAGACCGTGCGCATCCGCAAGGTCGTCCTGGACGCGAAGCAGCGCGGCCGCACGGCCTCGCGCGCCAAGAACGGCTGACCGCGCCAAGGACGGCTGACCGCACCAAGGACGGCCTCGCGCGCCGAGAACGGCTGACCTCGCCACGGCGGGCCGAGCCCGCTCCGGGTGACCGGAGCGGGCGTTCCGCATGTGTAGATCGTCCGGCGCGGCCAGGGCCTCTTCCGGTCGTACAGTCGGACTTTCGGCACGGGCGTTGACAGAAGGTCCGGCCCCCCGCAGAGACTGTGGGGGGCCGGACCTTTCCGTCAACCATATTTCCTGACCGTGCTGTCCGGATATCGGGCGTCGCTCTCCGGAACATGTGTTAACAGTCCGTTTCGGGCGTGTCTGTCTGGGATCACTTTGTCCGGATTTCGGGCACACGCGGTGGTCTGATGTTGTCAAACCGAGACCCTTTAAGTGTGGTTTACAGCCCGGCCGTACCCAATAGTTGGCTCCATTGAGCTCGGGTCAATGGGTCACGCACTGTGGGGAGTGCCGACTCACGAGCACACTCGGGGCACTGAACGATCACCGTCAGGGGTGTCGGTGAATCTCTCCAGTGCCCCTCTTGTAGTCAAAAGTGGACTCATGAGGAGGAAACCCATGCGCGGTGCCAAGAGCGCCAAGTGGGTCGCGGGAGCGGCAATCATCGCCCTGGCCGCGACTGCCTGTGGTGGCGGCGACAGTGACGAAGGCAAGAAGAACACGTCGGGACAGCCCGCCGGGTACGTCTCGATCGACGTCGGCGAGCCGCAGAAGCCTCTGATGCCGGCCGACACGAACGAGAGCAACGGCTCCTACGTCATCCAGTCGCTGTTCACGCAGCTGCTGGACTTCGACGACAAGGGCGACATCGTTCTCACGAACGCCGAGTCCGTCGAGACCAAGGACTCCAAGACGTGGACCGTCAAGCTCAAGAAGGGCTGGAAGTTCCACAACGGTGAGGCCGTCACCTCGCAGTCGTACATCGACGCGTGGAACTGGTACGCCAACGTCAAGAACGCCCAGCAGAACGCGTTCTGGTTCTCGGACATCAAGGGCTACGCGGACGTCCACCCGGACAAGGGTGACCCGAAGGCCGAGGCCATGTCCGGTCTGAAGGCCGTGGACGACACCACGTTCACGATCGAGCTGACGGAGAAGGTCCCGTACTTCAACTACAAGCTCGGCTACGCGACGTTCGCGCCGCTGCCCAAGGTCTTCTACGACGACCCGAAGGCGTTCGGCCAGAAGCCGATCGGTAACGGCCCGTACTCGTTCGAGAAGTGGACCCACAAGAAGCTCATCCAGGTCAAGGCCTTCGATGGGTACCAGGGTCCGAACAAGGCTGCCAACAAGGGCATCCAGTTCAAGAACTACTCGACCGTCGAGGCCGCGTACCAGGACGTCCTCTCCGGCAACCTGGACATGATCCGCCAGGTCGGTCCGAAGGACCTCCCGAAGTACAAGACGGACCTCGGTGACGGCGCGATCGAGCAGCCGTACGCCGCGATCCAGTCGCTGAACCCGGCGTTCTACTCCAAGACGTTCAAGGACATCGACCCCAAGGTTCTCCAGGGTCTGTCCATGGCGATCGACCGTGACACGATCACGAAGACCGTCCTGAACGGCACCCGCACCCCGGCGACGAGCTTCACGCCCCCGCAGGTCAAGGGCAACCAGACGCTCGAATCGGACATCCTGAAGTACAACCCGACCAAGGCGAAGCAGCTGATCAAGGACGGCGGCGGCGTCCCTGAGAACAAGATCTTCATCCAGTACAACGCCGACGGTGGGCACAAGGAGTGGGTGACCGCTGTCTGCGAGTCCATCCGCAACGCCACCGGGGTCGACTGCGTGGGCGACGCCAAGCCCGACTTCCCGACCGACCTCGAGGCTCGTGACAACGACGAGGTCAAGGGCTTCTACCGCGGTGGCTGGGTGGCCGACTACCCGGTCAACGTGAACTTCCTCAAGGAGCTCTACCACTCCAAGGCGGAGTCCAACAACGGCCGCTTCAACGACAAGGAAATCGACGACCTGATGGCGAAGGGGGACAAGGCCGACTCGCTCGAGGCCTCGGTCGCCGCCTACCAGGAGGTCGAGAAGAAGCTCGTCGAGAAGATGCCGGCCATTCCGCTCTGGTACTACGCCATCAACGGCGGCCACGGCAAGAACGTCGACAACGTCAAGGTCGACTTCCACGGTGACCTCGAACTGACCGGCGTCACCACCAAGTAGTACGCCGGCGGGTCATTTCCCCACTTGGCCGTTATCCGGTACAGCTGCCCCTCAGCGGTGCCGGAGGCTCGGGGGTCGTCTCTGCGAAGAGGCGGCCCCCGCGCCGCAGTTATCCCCACACGGAGGCACCCATGGGGCGCTATGTCGCACGACGACTGCTCCAGATGATCCCGGTCTTCCTCGGGTCGACCCTGCTGGTCTTCCTGATGATGTACGCACTGCCCGGCGACCCCGTCAGAGCGCTGGCCGGTGAACAGCATGTCGATCCCTCTCAGATCGCCGCGCTGAAGGCGGAGTACGGGCTCGACAAGCCGATCTGGCAGCAGTATTTGAACTACCTGGGCAATCTGTTCCAGGGCGATTTCGGCACGCAGATCGGAACGCAGCGTCCGGTCTCCGAAGTCATCGCCGACGCCTACCCGGTCACGATCCAGTTGGCGCTCTTCGCCTTCGTCTTCACGGTCGTCGCGGGCATCTCCCTCGGCATCATCGCCGGGCTGAAGGCCGAGTCCCTCCGGGACCGCGGTCTGCTCGGCCTGACGCTGGTGCTGATCTCCATGCCGTCCTTCGTGCTGGGTTTCCTCGTCCAGTACTTCGTCGCGTTCAAGCTGGGCATCGCGAACCCGAACGTGAGCATCGACCCGACGCCGACCGAGCTGATCATGCCGGCCATCGTCCTGGCGTCGCTGTCCCTCGCCTATGTGGCCCGTCTGACGCGTACCTCGGTCGCGGAGAACATCCGCGCCGACTACATGCGCACGGCCGTCGCCAAGGGCCTGCCGCGCCGCCGCGTCATCGGCGTCCACCTGATGCGCAACTCGCTCATCCCGGTCATCACCTTCCTCGGCACCGACATCGGTGCCCTGATGGGCGGCGCGATCGTGACCGAGGGCATCTTCAACATCAAGGGCGTCGGATCGCTCGTCTTCGAGGCGCTCGCCAAGCGTGAGGGCGCCACCGTCGTAGGCGTTGTGACGCTGCTCGTCATCGTCTATCTCGTCTGCAGCCTGCTCGTCGACCTGCTCTACGCGGTCCTGGACCCGAGGATCCGGTATGCCTGACACCACCGCACTCAAGAGCACCGACGCTCCGGCCACCGGCGTGGAGGCGCCCGCCCTGACGGACTCCGGGCCCGCTCCCGGCAAGCCGCGCAGCCTCTGGTCCGACGCCTGGCACGATCTGCGCCGCAACCCGCTGTTCATCATCTCGATGGCGCTGATCCTGCTGCTCGCCGTCATGGCGATCTTCCCGGGCCTGTTCACCAGCGCCTCGCCGCGGGACGCCAATCTGGCCGAGCACTACCTCCAGCACCCGAAGTGGGGCAACTTCTTCGCCCCCGACTGGCTCGGCTACGACGTTCAGGGCCGTTCGATCTACGCGCGTGTCGTGTACGGGGCCCGAGCCTCCATCACCGTCGGTGTGGTCGTGACCATCGCGGTCACCGTCACCGGCCTGGTGGTCGGCATGATCGCCGGTTACTTCGGCGGCTGGATCGACACGATCCTCTCCCGCATCACCGACGTCTTCTTCGGTGTTCCGTTCATCGTCGGCGCCATGGTCATCCTGACCAGCTTCGAGGAGCGCTCGGTCTGGGTCGTGATCCTGTCGATGGCCTTCCTCGGCTGGACGCAGATCGCCCGTGTCGCCCGCGGCTCGGTCATCACGATCAAGCAGGCCGACTACGTGGTCGCCGCCAAGGCGCTCGGCGCCTCCACCACCCGGATCCTGACGCGGCACATCCTGCCGAACGCCATCGCTCCGGTGATCGTGGTCGCCACCATCGCGCTCGGCGGCTACATCGCCGCCGAGGCCACCCTGTCGTTCCTCGGCATCGGTCTCGCCGAGCCGACGGTCTCGTGGGGCATCGATGTGTCCTCC from Streptomyces sp. NBC_00654 includes the following:
- the typA gene encoding translational GTPase TypA — encoded protein: MPTRHDIRNVAIVAHVDHGKTTLVDAMLKQAGAFAAHAAEHLDDRMMDSNDLEREKGITILAKNTAVKYHPKDGGDPITINIIDTPGHADFGGEVERGLSMVDAVVLLVDASEGPLPQTRFVLRKALSAKMPVILCINKTDRPDSRIDEVVNETYDLFLDLDADEEQIEFPIVYACARDGVASLTKPEDGTVPADSENLEPFFNTILSHVPAPEFDADAPLQAHVTNLDADNFLGRIALCRVEQGELRKGQTVTWIKRDGTMSNVRVTELLMTEALTRKPAEMAGPGDICAVAGFPDIMIGETLADPENPIALPLITVDEPAISMTIGTNTSPLVGKGGKGHKVTARQVKDRLDRELIGNVSLRVLDTERPDAWEVQGRGELALAILVEQMRREGFELTVGKPEVVTKQIDGKTHEPIERMTIDSPEEHLGAITQLMATRKGRMETMTNHGSGWVRMEWIVPSRGLIGFRTEFLTQTRGTGIAHSIFEGHEPWFGELRTRHNGSLVADRSGTVTPFAMVNLQERGVIFTEAGTEVYEGMIIGENSRADDMDVNITKEKKLTNMRAASADTTENVVPARKLSLEQSLEFCREDECIEVTPETVRIRKVVLDAKQRGRTASRAKNG
- a CDS encoding ABC transporter permease: MGRYVARRLLQMIPVFLGSTLLVFLMMYALPGDPVRALAGEQHVDPSQIAALKAEYGLDKPIWQQYLNYLGNLFQGDFGTQIGTQRPVSEVIADAYPVTIQLALFAFVFTVVAGISLGIIAGLKAESLRDRGLLGLTLVLISMPSFVLGFLVQYFVAFKLGIANPNVSIDPTPTELIMPAIVLASLSLAYVARLTRTSVAENIRADYMRTAVAKGLPRRRVIGVHLMRNSLIPVITFLGTDIGALMGGAIVTEGIFNIKGVGSLVFEALAKREGATVVGVVTLLVIVYLVCSLLVDLLYAVLDPRIRYA
- a CDS encoding ABC transporter permease; this encodes MPDTTALKSTDAPATGVEAPALTDSGPAPGKPRSLWSDAWHDLRRNPLFIISMALILLLAVMAIFPGLFTSASPRDANLAEHYLQHPKWGNFFAPDWLGYDVQGRSIYARVVYGARASITVGVVVTIAVTVTGLVVGMIAGYFGGWIDTILSRITDVFFGVPFIVGAMVILTSFEERSVWVVILSMAFLGWTQIARVARGSVITIKQADYVVAAKALGASTTRILTRHILPNAIAPVIVVATIALGGYIAAEATLSFLGIGLAEPTVSWGIDVSSAKDQLRNAPYVLVIPSVMVSVTVLSFLMFGDAVRNALDPKMR
- a CDS encoding ABC transporter family substrate-binding protein, translating into MSHVGVPRGTVRKRRSLALLTTGVLTIPVLAGCSSGTRDSARPFPQDIAPAARDLVADGSSVNWAVDALPATFNAFQADADSTTARIAGAVLPSLFPLDVTGRPRLNPDYLESAKVIGREPKQVVLYKLNQQAVWSNGREIGAPDFVAQWRALSGKDSAFWTARNAGYDRIEKIERGADDLQVRVTFSKPYADWRALFSPLYPKEVTGSPDAFNDGARTSLKTSAGPFRLRSVSKEEGTVTLARDPRWWGDEAKLDTLVLRAVKPQERAKALADGTLDIADVDPAAAHRIALAARDGGAAGQPLTHGPGSGMTPADALRSWALAHGSDEEEAESAQAARERNRVAAAAYGAEQKALRGYAVRKSLEPAYTQLALNGETGPLADDRVRRAVARALDRQELADTVLAPLGLPANPPGSHLALAGQPGYKDGSGALGDQNTKEAQALLADAGWTRGGAAQKPKDTKAGSEAEKEKEKGGTAEKEGAAGEKPDAGKKTEDGAGGKPSDKAADRTQDTAERKAADKEKGDAGRKDESASDEGTYIVGEDNKPGDGPGDGPGTASGSRPGAAVHILAPAPAAAAQSAALLRQAGALVDAKPASGTEARADGAAEEKPSRVSAQDKQPGGAAGAYAPVGTAAPAPASVRGPLGKEGKTLTLRFVLPSGPGSQPLRSVGEKIAAMLDSIGIGTEITKVPDDSYFKDHIASGDYDLALYSWPATAYPATDGRPIYAKPEPATDGSLLVEQNYTRVGTDHIDQLFDQAVSELDEDAARDLMKQADARIWAAAGSIPLYQRPQLVAVDKKLANIGAFGFAAPRYQDIGFKKPQAAGSPANRRK
- a CDS encoding fumarate reductase/succinate dehydrogenase flavoprotein subunit, whose protein sequence is MTQLERQQWDVVVVGAGGAGLRAAIEARERGARTAVICKSLFGKAHTVMAEGGIAASMGNVNSGDNWQVHFRDTMRGGKFLNQWRMAELHAREAPARVWELETWGALFDRTPDGRISQRNFGGHEYPRLAHVGDRTGLELIRTLQQRIVALQQEDFRGTGDYESRLKVFQECTVTRILKDGERVSGTFCYERESGRFFVLEAPAVVLATGGIGKSFKVTSNSWEYTGDGHALALLAGAPLLNMEFVQFHPTGMVWPPSVKGILVTESVRGDGGVLRNSEGKRFMFDYIPDVFKEKYARSEAEGDRWYEDPDHNRRPPELLPRDEVARAINSEVKAGRGSPHGGVFLDVSTRMPAETIRRRLPSMYHQFKELADVDITAEPMEVGPTCHYVMGGIAVESDTAAALAVPGLYAAGEVAGGMHGSNRLGGNSLSDLLVFGRRAGLHAAAHAAGPAGRPAVDEEQIDAAAAEALRPFGAEVSAAPGEPAENPYTLHQELQQTMNDLVGIIRREAEMTEALERLAGLRARARRAGVGGHRQFNPGWHLSLDLRNMLLVSECVARAALERTESRGGHTREDRPTMERSWRPVNLLCRLAGGTAEPLGGRIELVRRTTEPIRPDLLSLFEKEELVKYLAEEELYE
- a CDS encoding ABC transporter substrate-binding protein — its product is MRGAKSAKWVAGAAIIALAATACGGGDSDEGKKNTSGQPAGYVSIDVGEPQKPLMPADTNESNGSYVIQSLFTQLLDFDDKGDIVLTNAESVETKDSKTWTVKLKKGWKFHNGEAVTSQSYIDAWNWYANVKNAQQNAFWFSDIKGYADVHPDKGDPKAEAMSGLKAVDDTTFTIELTEKVPYFNYKLGYATFAPLPKVFYDDPKAFGQKPIGNGPYSFEKWTHKKLIQVKAFDGYQGPNKAANKGIQFKNYSTVEAAYQDVLSGNLDMIRQVGPKDLPKYKTDLGDGAIEQPYAAIQSLNPAFYSKTFKDIDPKVLQGLSMAIDRDTITKTVLNGTRTPATSFTPPQVKGNQTLESDILKYNPTKAKQLIKDGGGVPENKIFIQYNADGGHKEWVTAVCESIRNATGVDCVGDAKPDFPTDLEARDNDEVKGFYRGGWVADYPVNVNFLKELYHSKAESNNGRFNDKEIDDLMAKGDKADSLEASVAAYQEVEKKLVEKMPAIPLWYYAINGGHGKNVDNVKVDFHGDLELTGVTTK